The proteins below come from a single Candidatus Coatesbacteria bacterium genomic window:
- a CDS encoding 2-oxoacid ferredoxin oxidoreductase (catalyzes the coenzyme A-dependent decarboxylation of 2-oxoacids, such as pyruvate and 2-oxoglutarate): protein MDDKPFEVTYDDIAWCPGCGNFPIRKSLIAALQQLELEPTRTVLVSGIGQAAKLPHYVEAHLFNGLHGRALPAATAIKAVNPELTVIVSSGDGDMYAEGGNHLLHCLRRNPDLTLLVHNNMIYGLTKGQASPTSRPGMKTPVQTVGVFEEPFNAPALALTLGCGFVARSSAGEGELTTELLKRAVNYPGLALLDVFQPCVSFNKLNTYAWFKEHTYILEEDHDAGDRLAAHAKALENDPLPLGLLYENPEPPPTFNDYLPAYAVDDTPLLRRRPGPADVERLLEEYRV from the coding sequence GTGGACGATAAACCCTTCGAGGTAACCTACGACGACATCGCCTGGTGCCCGGGCTGCGGCAACTTCCCCATCCGCAAGTCCCTGATCGCCGCCCTGCAGCAGCTCGAGCTCGAACCGACCAGGACCGTGCTGGTCTCGGGCATCGGCCAGGCGGCCAAGCTGCCCCACTACGTCGAGGCCCACCTGTTCAACGGCCTCCACGGCCGGGCCCTGCCCGCCGCCACGGCAATCAAGGCCGTCAACCCCGAGCTGACCGTCATCGTCTCCTCGGGCGACGGTGACATGTACGCCGAGGGCGGCAACCATCTGCTGCACTGCCTGCGCCGCAACCCCGATCTGACCCTGCTGGTTCACAACAACATGATCTACGGCTTGACCAAGGGCCAGGCCTCGCCGACCAGCCGCCCGGGGATGAAGACCCCGGTGCAGACCGTCGGTGTCTTCGAGGAGCCCTTCAACGCCCCGGCGCTGGCGCTGACGCTGGGTTGCGGCTTCGTCGCGCGCTCCAGCGCCGGCGAGGGCGAGCTGACCACGGAGCTGCTCAAGCGCGCCGTCAACTACCCCGGTCTGGCGCTGCTCGACGTCTTCCAGCCCTGCGTCTCCTTCAACAAGCTCAACACTTATGCCTGGTTCAAGGAGCACACCTACATCCTGGAGGAGGACCACGACGCCGGTGATCGGCTCGCGGCCCATGCAAAGGCTCTGGAAAACGATCCGCTGCCCCTGGGCCTGCTCTACGAGAACCCGGAGCCGCCGCCGACCTTCAACGACTATTTACCGGCCTACGCCGTCGACGACACCCCGCTGCTGCGGCGCCGGCCCGGCCCCGCCGACGTCGAGCGCCTGCTGGAGGAGTACCGGGTCTAG